The Nocardioides panzhihuensis genome has a segment encoding these proteins:
- a CDS encoding HupE/UreJ family protein, with product MIAPPCVRLLAAAVLATLAPFLLVLPASAHGFTSTVYAELTQPTDGVLSTELEMEYVLLVRSVAKAEGDPELESQAKAAFPTSGADIGLIGEHRDAVLGYLGDRFRISVDGQACTPTVGDELRATERDGVPHIVVTLDHACPQVSSDAVYEIASELFPESEGFVGSTETILDYSLPEAAGNTVLTVEDPSFSTDEATPTRLLDFFVLGAEHLLFGIDHILFLVALIVGSRRPRDILLTATAFTAAHSVTFILASLSLVTIPASIVEPVIALSIAAVAAWHVWRSWRDNGDDVAGSRDRPADNGDVPVVSTGPVGGATTVVAPTRLSTEVEPRSPGLLRSLDSGERVRLAVVFGFGLIHGLGFAGAFGIDEPFSWGLLGSLLVFNLGIEVVQLVIIALVFPVLLVLRHRQPAVGRWLGIVAAAGVALVGLFWFVQRLLGFG from the coding sequence ATGATTGCTCCTCCCTGCGTACGTCTTCTCGCCGCGGCCGTGCTCGCGACGCTCGCGCCGTTCCTGCTCGTGCTCCCGGCTTCCGCGCACGGCTTCACCTCGACGGTCTACGCCGAGCTGACCCAGCCCACCGATGGCGTTCTCAGCACCGAGCTCGAGATGGAGTACGTCCTCCTCGTCAGGTCGGTGGCGAAGGCGGAGGGCGACCCGGAGCTGGAGAGCCAGGCCAAGGCCGCCTTCCCGACCTCCGGAGCTGACATCGGGCTGATCGGGGAGCACCGGGACGCCGTCCTGGGATACCTTGGCGACCGCTTCCGCATCTCTGTCGACGGTCAGGCCTGCACGCCGACCGTGGGTGACGAGCTCCGGGCCACCGAGCGCGACGGTGTGCCCCACATCGTCGTCACGCTCGACCACGCGTGCCCCCAGGTGTCGAGCGACGCGGTGTACGAGATCGCCAGCGAGCTGTTCCCGGAGTCGGAAGGCTTCGTGGGGAGCACTGAGACGATCCTCGACTACTCGCTGCCGGAGGCCGCAGGCAACACGGTCCTCACCGTCGAGGACCCGAGCTTCTCCACCGACGAGGCGACGCCGACCCGGCTGCTCGACTTCTTCGTCCTCGGTGCCGAGCACCTGCTCTTCGGCATCGACCACATCCTGTTCCTCGTCGCGCTGATCGTCGGCTCCCGCCGTCCGCGCGACATCCTGCTGACCGCAACCGCCTTCACGGCGGCTCACTCGGTGACCTTCATCCTGGCGAGCCTCAGCCTGGTGACGATCCCGGCCTCGATCGTCGAACCCGTGATCGCGCTGTCGATCGCGGCGGTGGCGGCCTGGCATGTGTGGCGCTCGTGGCGCGACAACGGCGATGACGTCGCCGGGTCTCGCGACCGACCCGCGGACAACGGCGACGTGCCCGTCGTCTCGACCGGCCCGGTCGGGGGTGCCACGACCGTGGTGGCGCCCACGCGGCTCTCGACGGAGGTCGAGCCGAGGTCGCCTGGTCTGCTGAGATCGTTGGACTCGGGGGAGAGGGTCAGGCTCGCCGTGGTCTTCGGTTTCGGCCTGATCCACGGCTTGGGCTTCGCTGGCGCCTTCGGGATCGACGAGCCGTTCTCGTGGGGGCTGTTGGGCTCGCTGCTCGTCTTCAACCTCGGCATCGAGGTCGTGCAGCTCGTGATCATCGCGCTGGTCTTCCCGGTGCTCCTGGTCCTGCGGCATCGGCAGCCGGCGGTCGGACGGTGGCTCGGCATCGTCGCCGCCGCAGGTGTCGCCCTCGTCGGTCTGTTCTGGTTCGTCCAACGACTCCTCGGATTCGGGTGA
- a CDS encoding GntR family transcriptional regulator produces the protein MGETGLVRQRSASAVVGPSCRYHAVAATLEERIRAGEYPPGKPLPTVSCLAREFGVARGTVERALTRLESDSHLVSHHGQRWHAHAVTRLQSLGVRSFAQWAVASGLRPGGRFVDVARGRATSLEARELGERPGSPVLRVVRVRSLDGSPAMVEHTVFPGWLTATIESLSADAPSIADVVEGRLGVCLGHAEHRIEAFAATAMDGRLLGVSRGSPLLRVVRTARFADGRSFEYSDDRYLPDVVSLSLVTSSG, from the coding sequence ATGGGCGAGACGGGCCTGGTACGACAGCGGTCCGCCAGCGCGGTGGTGGGCCCTTCGTGTCGCTACCACGCGGTCGCCGCCACGCTGGAGGAGCGAATCCGCGCCGGTGAATACCCGCCCGGCAAGCCGCTTCCGACGGTGTCCTGCCTGGCACGGGAGTTCGGGGTCGCGCGCGGCACCGTGGAACGCGCGCTCACGCGCCTGGAGAGCGACAGCCATCTGGTCTCACACCATGGCCAGCGCTGGCATGCGCACGCGGTCACGCGTCTGCAGAGCCTCGGAGTGCGTTCGTTCGCCCAGTGGGCCGTGGCGTCCGGGCTGAGACCGGGAGGCCGATTCGTAGACGTGGCACGGGGTCGTGCCACGTCCTTGGAGGCGCGTGAGCTCGGCGAACGGCCGGGCAGCCCGGTGCTGCGGGTCGTACGTGTGCGTTCCCTCGACGGGTCGCCCGCCATGGTCGAGCACACCGTGTTTCCAGGGTGGCTCACCGCGACCATCGAGTCCTTGTCCGCCGATGCTCCCTCGATCGCCGATGTCGTCGAGGGTCGGCTCGGTGTCTGTCTCGGGCACGCCGAGCACCGGATCGAGGCCTTCGCGGCAACGGCCATGGACGGTCGGCTGCTCGGCGTATCGCGGGGGAGTCCGCTGCTGCGAGTCGTCCGCACCGCGCGATTCGCCGACGGTCGCTCCTTCGAGTACAGCGACGATCGTTACCTTCCCGATGTCGTGTCCCTGTCGCTGGTGACGTCCTCGGGTTAA
- a CDS encoding sulfatase-like hydrolase/transferase gives MPVGNLFTRRRRAAVATAAMSALAVTGLVHEPAAVAAAPTRTPGLERPVEKPNLLMVTVDDLSYLDMDHLPQVRKLVERTGVSFSEGIAPTPICVPARASLLTGQYAHNHGARTIEGPHGGYRAFDDSRTVATSLQEAGYSTILAGKYLNGYGEGETRGDLPPGWDQWRATVDPSTYNFRSPKFNVNGEIIKSKGYSSTVITEHAKAGIAAGRASRKPWFAWVNYVAPHHGAPSGPDDPKQVYPGTDAALSVTVPDQQDRGVYDNVPIPSRPNLFPDDTSGYAKGSPARGRFDQQKKDALRIAYQRRLEAIRSLDRNIASLIGSLRKSGELKRTLVVFTSDNGFSNGYHNLNGKLWHYDESLRIPVLMSGPGVPRGRTVRTPVTNPDLAATLLAAAGARPPRAPDGIDIMPWLRAPEQVRAVPVGGWRVTDGSRRLWSGIRVGSWTYARLHTGQVEVYDRSSDPYEQHNLASDPASGATVKALAKLADRYQACAGSTCPKDLYAAGRALDLERL, from the coding sequence ATGCCGGTCGGCAACCTGTTCACCCGCCGCAGGCGGGCCGCTGTGGCGACGGCCGCGATGAGCGCCCTCGCGGTGACCGGCCTGGTGCACGAGCCGGCCGCCGTGGCGGCCGCCCCGACGCGTACGCCTGGTCTCGAGCGGCCCGTGGAGAAGCCGAACCTGCTGATGGTCACGGTCGACGACCTCTCCTATCTGGACATGGACCACCTGCCGCAGGTGCGGAAGCTGGTCGAGCGGACCGGAGTCTCCTTCTCCGAGGGGATCGCGCCGACGCCGATCTGCGTGCCGGCGCGGGCGTCGCTGCTGACCGGGCAGTACGCCCACAACCACGGTGCGCGCACGATCGAGGGGCCGCACGGGGGATATCGAGCCTTCGACGACTCCCGGACGGTGGCCACCTCGCTGCAGGAGGCGGGCTACTCGACGATCCTGGCGGGGAAGTACCTCAACGGCTACGGCGAGGGTGAGACCCGCGGCGACCTACCGCCCGGATGGGACCAGTGGCGCGCGACCGTGGACCCGTCGACCTACAACTTCCGCTCGCCGAAGTTCAACGTCAACGGCGAGATCATCAAATCGAAGGGCTACTCCTCGACCGTCATCACCGAGCACGCGAAAGCCGGGATCGCGGCCGGGCGCGCGAGCCGAAAGCCCTGGTTCGCGTGGGTGAACTACGTCGCGCCGCACCATGGGGCACCCAGCGGTCCCGACGATCCGAAGCAGGTCTACCCCGGCACCGATGCCGCGCTCTCTGTGACTGTGCCCGACCAGCAGGATCGTGGTGTCTACGACAACGTGCCGATCCCGTCGCGGCCCAACCTGTTTCCCGACGACACCTCCGGATATGCGAAGGGCTCGCCGGCGCGCGGGCGGTTCGACCAGCAGAAGAAGGACGCGCTCCGGATCGCCTACCAGCGACGCCTCGAGGCCATCCGCAGCCTGGACCGCAACATCGCCTCGCTGATCGGATCGCTCCGGAAGAGCGGCGAGCTGAAGCGAACGCTGGTCGTCTTCACCTCCGACAACGGCTTCTCCAACGGCTACCACAACCTCAACGGCAAGCTCTGGCACTACGACGAGTCGCTGCGGATCCCGGTGCTGATGAGCGGCCCCGGGGTGCCTCGCGGCCGGACGGTGCGGACCCCGGTCACCAATCCGGATCTCGCCGCGACCCTGCTGGCGGCGGCCGGGGCTCGGCCGCCTCGGGCGCCGGATGGGATCGACATCATGCCGTGGCTGCGCGCGCCCGAGCAGGTGCGCGCGGTCCCGGTCGGCGGCTGGCGGGTGACCGACGGCAGCCGCAGGCTCTGGTCCGGGATCCGGGTCGGCTCCTGGACCTACGCCCGCCTGCACACCGGTCAGGTCGAGGTCTACGACCGCTCCTCGGACCCCTATGAGCAGCACAACCTCGCCTCGGACCCGGCATCCGGGGCGACCGTGAAGGCCCTCGCGAAGCTGGCCGACCGCTACCAGGCCTGCGCCGGGTCGACCTGCCCGAAGGACCTGTACGCCGCCGGGCGGGCGCTCGACCTGGAGCGGCTGTGA
- a CDS encoding DUF1707 SHOCT-like domain-containing protein: protein MRVGDLEREAARVRLVEAYAAGRLDAPELESRAAAVWGAVRAGELAAVVDDLGEGPAPPGREALRAVRDLLVFLVSGAIAVVVWHLTGRGFFWPLWVLVYTGLPLLRPWRD from the coding sequence ATGCGGGTCGGTGATCTGGAGCGGGAGGCCGCCCGGGTGCGGCTCGTGGAGGCGTACGCCGCCGGGCGGCTCGATGCGCCCGAGCTGGAGTCGCGGGCTGCGGCGGTGTGGGGTGCGGTCCGGGCCGGTGAGCTCGCCGCGGTGGTGGACGATCTGGGCGAGGGTCCGGCTCCGCCTGGTCGGGAGGCGCTCCGCGCCGTACGCGATCTGCTGGTGTTTCTGGTCAGCGGCGCGATCGCCGTCGTGGTCTGGCACCTCACCGGCCGAGGGTTCTTCTGGCCCCTGTGGGTGTTGGTCTACACGGGTCTGCCGCTGCTGCGCCCCTGGCGGGACTAG
- a CDS encoding methylmalonyl-CoA mutase family protein, producing the protein MNDAVRDDSLRLAQPADAHSQEEWEAATAAVLRKSGRLTSDDADSLVWDKLTRTSLDGLRIAPLGLPDTSFADVARPARSGPWDIRSLVSGLSGLSGVDAKSANEAALVDLDGGVSSLWVAADETTDLAVLLDKVLLDLAPIVLDAPIGAVKVAQGLLALIAERGTGLHAATNLGADPMGALLRDLPLAPDEAFAELVDLARLAQGIGVRAIVVDATAAHDIGASDVQELGWSIAVGVAYLRALTEAGFSPAVAAALIEFRYAATDEQFPTIAKLRAARQLWSRVLELSGCEGVEMRVHAVSSRPMLSKYDPYVNMLRGTVAAFAAGVGGADAVTVLPFDSANGVPDGFGRRIARNVSHLLIDESHVAAVADPAGGSFAVEKLTADMAAAGWEAFIQLEEEWTGANAVGGHDFSPFRDRVAAVAAEREKAIARRKRPITGLTEFPNLAETLPERPADPLNDRAVRYGASFEALRDAPATGKVFLATIGTVAQHTARATFATNLLAAGGIGVEVAGATSDAEELTGKYRSAGAPPVVCLAGSDKTYAAWGADAIAALREAGATHVIIAGKPDAVDAEVDDAASMGVDALAFLTATREKLS; encoded by the coding sequence ATGAACGACGCCGTTCGCGACGACTCGTTGCGCCTCGCCCAGCCGGCAGACGCCCATTCCCAGGAAGAGTGGGAGGCGGCGACCGCTGCTGTCCTCCGCAAGAGCGGTCGGCTGACGTCCGACGACGCCGACTCCCTCGTCTGGGACAAGCTGACCCGCACCTCGCTCGACGGACTCCGGATCGCCCCGCTCGGGCTGCCGGACACGTCCTTCGCCGACGTGGCCCGTCCCGCACGCTCCGGCCCCTGGGACATCCGCTCCCTCGTCTCCGGGCTCTCTGGGCTCTCCGGGGTCGACGCGAAGTCGGCCAACGAGGCCGCCCTGGTCGACCTGGACGGTGGGGTCTCCTCACTGTGGGTCGCCGCCGACGAGACCACCGACCTCGCCGTGCTCCTCGACAAGGTGCTCCTCGACCTGGCGCCGATCGTGCTCGACGCGCCGATCGGCGCGGTCAAGGTCGCACAGGGCCTGCTCGCCCTGATCGCCGAGCGTGGCACCGGCCTGCACGCCGCGACCAACCTGGGTGCTGACCCGATGGGTGCGCTGCTGCGCGACCTGCCGCTGGCGCCCGACGAGGCCTTTGCCGAGCTGGTCGACCTCGCTCGGCTGGCCCAGGGGATCGGGGTGCGCGCGATCGTGGTCGACGCCACCGCCGCCCATGACATCGGCGCCTCCGACGTCCAGGAGCTCGGCTGGTCGATCGCGGTGGGCGTCGCGTATCTGCGCGCGCTGACCGAGGCGGGATTCTCGCCCGCCGTGGCGGCTGCGCTGATCGAGTTCCGCTACGCCGCGACCGACGAGCAGTTCCCCACGATCGCCAAGCTTCGAGCCGCCCGCCAGCTCTGGTCCCGCGTGCTCGAGCTCTCCGGGTGCGAGGGCGTGGAGATGCGTGTCCACGCGGTGAGCTCGCGGCCGATGCTGTCGAAGTACGACCCCTACGTGAACATGCTGCGCGGCACCGTCGCCGCCTTCGCCGCCGGTGTCGGCGGGGCCGACGCGGTGACCGTGCTGCCCTTCGACTCCGCCAACGGCGTACCGGACGGGTTCGGGCGCCGGATCGCCCGCAACGTGTCCCACCTGCTGATCGACGAGTCCCACGTCGCGGCCGTCGCGGACCCGGCCGGTGGCTCCTTCGCCGTCGAGAAGCTGACCGCCGACATGGCCGCCGCGGGCTGGGAGGCGTTCATCCAGCTCGAGGAGGAGTGGACCGGGGCCAACGCCGTCGGCGGCCACGACTTCTCGCCCTTCCGCGACCGTGTCGCCGCGGTCGCGGCCGAGCGGGAGAAGGCGATCGCGCGGCGCAAGCGGCCGATCACCGGGCTCACGGAGTTCCCCAACCTCGCCGAGACGCTCCCCGAGCGGCCCGCTGACCCGCTGAACGACCGGGCCGTGCGCTACGGCGCCTCCTTCGAGGCTCTGCGCGACGCCCCGGCCACCGGCAAGGTCTTCCTCGCCACCATCGGCACGGTCGCCCAGCACACCGCCCGGGCGACCTTCGCGACCAACCTGCTCGCCGCCGGCGGCATCGGCGTCGAGGTCGCCGGCGCGACCAGCGACGCCGAGGAGCTCACCGGGAAGTACCGCTCGGCCGGCGCACCGCCGGTCGTCTGCCTGGCCGGGTCGGACAAGACGTACGCCGCATGGGGTGCAGACGCGATCGCAGCCCTCCGTGAGGCGGGTGCCACGCACGTGATCATCGCCGGGAAGCCCGACGCCGTCGACGCCGAGGTGGACGACGCCGCCTCGATGGGCGTCGACGCGCTCGCCTTCCTGACCGCTACGAGGGAGAAGCTCTCATGA
- the scpA gene encoding methylmalonyl-CoA mutase, giving the protein MTIPSSFKGIPLLGDSAPEEVSTGSTSGGTPWLSPEGIEIQPAYGPADLDGLDALDTFPGLSPFLRGPYPTMYTTQPWTIRQYAGFSTAEESNAFYRRNLAAGQKGLSVAFDLATHRGYDSDHPRVRGDVGMAGVAIDSIYDTRTLFDGIPLDEMSVSMTMNGAVLPVLALYIAAAEEQGVKPEQLAGTIQNDILKEFMVRNTYIYPPAASMRIIGDIFSYTAAKMPRFNSISISGYHMQEAGATADLELAYTLADGVEYLRTGLAAGLDVDAFAPRLSFFWAIGMNFFMEVAKMRAARALWSRLVSQFDPSNPKSLSLRTHSQTSGWSLTAQDVFNNVGRTAIEAMAATQGHTQSLHTNALDEAIALPTDFSARIARNTQLLLQQESGTTEIIDPWGGSYYVEKLTHDLAERAWAHIQEAEAAGGMAKAIEQGIPKMRIEEAAARTQARLDSGAQKLIGVNTFRLASEDRLDVLKVDNDQVYKQQLAKLERLRAERNDEDVRRSLEAITNAAGATSEPSGTGNLDGNLLKLAVDAARAKATVGEISDAMEKAWGRHQAVIRTISGVYRDEATTSGDSKVTEVLEATKDFEEAEGRRPRILVAKMGQDGHDRGQKVVVTAFADLGFDVDVGPLFSTPEEVAQQAVDADVHIVGVSSLAAGHLALLPALKAALEEQGRPDIMIVIGGVIPPDDVATLEQMGAAAVFLPGTVIADSAIDLLGRLREQLDH; this is encoded by the coding sequence ATGACGATTCCCAGCTCCTTCAAGGGCATCCCCCTTCTGGGCGACTCCGCGCCCGAGGAGGTCTCGACAGGCTCGACCTCCGGTGGGACGCCGTGGCTGAGCCCCGAGGGCATCGAGATCCAGCCGGCGTACGGACCTGCGGATCTCGACGGGCTCGACGCGCTCGACACCTTCCCGGGGCTGAGCCCGTTCCTGCGCGGGCCCTATCCGACGATGTACACGACGCAGCCGTGGACGATCCGGCAATACGCCGGGTTCTCGACCGCTGAGGAGTCCAACGCGTTCTACCGCCGCAACCTGGCCGCCGGCCAGAAGGGCCTCTCGGTCGCCTTCGACCTCGCCACCCACCGCGGCTACGACTCCGACCACCCGCGGGTGCGCGGCGACGTCGGCATGGCGGGCGTGGCGATCGACTCGATCTACGACACGCGCACGCTCTTCGACGGCATCCCGCTCGACGAGATGTCCGTCTCGATGACGATGAACGGTGCGGTGCTGCCGGTGCTGGCGCTCTACATCGCCGCCGCCGAGGAGCAGGGGGTGAAGCCGGAGCAGCTGGCCGGGACCATCCAGAACGACATCCTCAAGGAGTTCATGGTCCGCAACACCTACATCTACCCGCCGGCGGCGTCGATGCGGATCATCGGCGACATCTTCTCCTACACCGCCGCCAAGATGCCCCGGTTCAACTCGATCTCGATCTCCGGCTACCACATGCAGGAGGCCGGTGCGACGGCCGACCTCGAGCTCGCCTACACGCTGGCCGACGGGGTCGAATACCTGCGGACCGGTCTCGCCGCCGGGCTCGACGTCGACGCCTTCGCGCCTCGGCTGAGCTTCTTCTGGGCGATCGGGATGAACTTCTTCATGGAGGTCGCCAAGATGCGCGCGGCCCGCGCGCTGTGGTCCCGTCTGGTCTCGCAGTTCGACCCGTCCAACCCGAAGTCGCTATCGCTGCGGACCCACTCGCAGACCTCCGGATGGTCGCTGACCGCCCAGGACGTCTTCAACAACGTCGGCCGCACCGCGATCGAGGCGATGGCCGCGACCCAGGGGCACACCCAGTCGCTGCACACGAACGCGCTGGACGAGGCGATCGCGCTGCCGACCGACTTCTCCGCCCGCATCGCCCGCAACACCCAGCTGCTGCTGCAGCAGGAGTCCGGCACCACCGAGATCATCGACCCGTGGGGCGGCTCCTACTACGTCGAGAAGCTCACCCACGACCTCGCCGAGCGGGCCTGGGCCCACATCCAGGAGGCCGAGGCGGCCGGTGGGATGGCCAAGGCGATCGAGCAGGGCATCCCGAAGATGCGCATCGAGGAGGCCGCGGCTCGCACCCAGGCGCGTCTCGACTCCGGTGCCCAGAAGCTGATCGGCGTCAACACCTTCCGGCTCGCCTCCGAGGACCGGCTCGACGTGCTCAAGGTCGACAACGACCAGGTCTACAAGCAGCAGCTCGCCAAGCTCGAGCGTCTCCGTGCGGAGCGCAACGACGAGGACGTACGCCGCAGCCTGGAGGCCATCACGAACGCGGCCGGTGCGACGAGCGAGCCCAGCGGCACCGGCAACCTGGACGGCAACCTGCTCAAGCTGGCCGTCGACGCGGCTCGGGCCAAGGCGACCGTCGGCGAGATCTCCGACGCGATGGAGAAGGCGTGGGGACGGCACCAAGCCGTCATCCGTACCATCTCCGGTGTGTATCGGGACGAGGCGACGACGTCGGGTGACTCGAAGGTCACCGAGGTGCTGGAGGCGACCAAGGACTTCGAGGAGGCCGAGGGTCGCCGTCCGCGGATCCTGGTCGCGAAGATGGGCCAGGACGGCCACGACCGTGGCCAGAAGGTCGTGGTCACGGCCTTTGCCGACCTCGGCTTCGACGTCGATGTGGGCCCGCTGTTCTCCACGCCCGAGGAGGTCGCGCAGCAGGCGGTCGACGCCGACGTACACATCGTCGGGGTCTCGTCGCTGGCTGCCGGTCACCTCGCGCTGCTCCCTGCGCTGAAGGCGGCGCTGGAGGAGCAGGGTCGCCCGGACATCATGATCGTCATCGGCGGGGTCATCCCGCCCGACGACGTGGCCACGCTCGAGCAGATGGGCGCGGCCGCGGTCTTCCTCCCGGGCACGGTGATCGCCGACTCCGCCATCGACCTGCTCGGACGCCTGCGCGAGCAGCTCGATCACTGA
- a CDS encoding protein kinase domain-containing protein: protein MTDLRPGWAYGDGLMRVGAYEILSKLGEGGMGVVHLARHEETGERVALKVLRTHVVGDEETRARLEREVRSLGQVHSPWVAEILDADPYGDHPYVATRYVPGPTLHDRIKDDGPIRGEDRFWLARCLAAGVAACHDADVLHRDVKPSNVVMEGRTPVLIDFGLARVADDPKITLTGWLVGTPGYLAPEILEGVPATAASDVHSWAATTAYALLGRPPFGTGPSMAVLDRVRRGQHDLDGVEGSMREVLAAALATDPADRPGLEELREWLMEPEVAWSGGGDAAAVTKVLPVTMPLAAAPVDAVQPKATLVDPAAAGDALTEVEEVPPTAVTATDAPAEPVVVRRFDPQSPPPAPQPESGWSPPSKHKNLRRWPGPRHFLVLVALAAILAGVVAAYPFLGVALLCAGVWLVRAVSLAADQLSKRREARGRKWYDGMWALVRSPWDLVRAIPGTVVLTALTGVIAAAVGLGCYVLGLPPTAALYAAAMTFMSAAWLASQRVRDTVGPIVRVASSPPQRWIVAVIALAILAAAAAWFALQVGVSWMPLDDGRADQLPGAVRDVLRDAR, encoded by the coding sequence GTGACGGACCTACGCCCCGGGTGGGCATACGGGGACGGGCTGATGAGGGTCGGGGCCTACGAGATCCTCAGCAAGCTCGGTGAGGGCGGCATGGGCGTCGTCCATCTGGCTCGCCACGAGGAGACCGGCGAGCGGGTGGCGCTGAAGGTGCTGCGTACGCATGTCGTCGGAGACGAGGAGACTCGCGCCCGGCTGGAGCGCGAGGTCCGGTCGCTGGGGCAGGTGCACAGCCCCTGGGTCGCGGAGATCCTCGACGCCGACCCCTATGGGGACCATCCCTACGTCGCCACCCGCTACGTGCCGGGGCCGACCCTCCACGACCGGATCAAGGACGACGGTCCGATCCGCGGTGAGGACCGGTTCTGGCTGGCGCGCTGCCTGGCCGCCGGGGTCGCGGCCTGCCACGACGCCGACGTGCTGCACCGTGACGTAAAGCCTTCCAACGTCGTGATGGAGGGGCGTACGCCGGTGCTCATCGACTTCGGGCTGGCCCGGGTCGCCGACGATCCCAAGATCACGCTGACCGGCTGGCTGGTCGGCACGCCGGGATATCTGGCGCCGGAGATCCTGGAAGGGGTGCCGGCGACGGCTGCCAGCGATGTGCACTCGTGGGCGGCCACCACGGCCTATGCGCTGCTAGGCAGACCCCCGTTCGGCACCGGTCCCTCGATGGCGGTCCTGGATCGCGTACGCCGCGGCCAGCACGATCTCGACGGAGTCGAGGGGTCGATGCGCGAGGTCCTGGCGGCGGCGCTGGCGACCGATCCCGCGGACCGACCCGGCCTCGAGGAGCTGCGCGAGTGGCTGATGGAGCCTGAGGTGGCGTGGTCCGGAGGTGGCGACGCCGCGGCGGTCACCAAGGTCCTGCCGGTGACGATGCCGCTGGCCGCCGCGCCGGTGGACGCCGTGCAGCCGAAGGCGACGCTGGTCGACCCGGCCGCCGCCGGTGATGCCCTGACCGAGGTGGAGGAGGTGCCGCCGACCGCGGTGACCGCCACGGATGCGCCGGCCGAGCCCGTCGTCGTGCGCCGGTTCGATCCGCAGTCGCCGCCACCGGCGCCGCAGCCCGAGTCGGGGTGGAGCCCGCCCAGCAAGCACAAGAACCTCAGACGCTGGCCGGGTCCGAGGCACTTCCTGGTCCTCGTCGCGCTCGCCGCGATCCTCGCCGGGGTCGTGGCTGCGTACCCGTTCTTGGGTGTGGCCCTGCTCTGCGCCGGGGTCTGGCTGGTGCGAGCCGTGTCGCTGGCCGCCGACCAGCTGTCGAAGCGCCGCGAGGCGCGTGGGCGCAAGTGGTACGACGGGATGTGGGCCCTCGTCCGCTCACCGTGGGACCTGGTGCGTGCCATCCCGGGAACCGTGGTGCTGACTGCGTTGACGGGGGTGATCGCGGCTGCCGTCGGGTTGGGCTGCTACGTCCTCGGGCTGCCGCCGACGGCCGCGCTCTACGCCGCCGCGATGACCTTCATGTCCGCGGCCTGGCTCGCCTCGCAACGGGTCCGTGACACCGTCGGCCCGATCGTCCGCGTCGCGTCCTCGCCACCCCAGCGTTGGATCGTCGCCGTCATCGCCCTGGCGATCCTCGCCGCGGCCGCCGCCTGGTTCGCGCTGCAGGTGGGCGTCTCGTGGATGCCCCTCGACGACGGGCGGGCGGACCAGCTGCCCGGTGCCGTCCGCGACGTCCTGCGAGACGCTCGCTGA
- the meaB gene encoding methylmalonyl Co-A mutase-associated GTPase MeaB encodes MARVLAMPGPDVQDLLDGISDGKRAAVSRAITLVESTKPQHRDIARELLTKLPAGDTVRVGISGVPGVGKSTFIEALGSRLTANGLKVGVLAVDPSSVRTGGSVLGDKTRMQRLSVDPNAFIRPSPSAGTLGGVARATVQAMAVLEAAGYDVVLVETVGVGQSEVTVAGMVDTFLFLTIARTGDQLQGIKKGILEIADVIAVNKADPDDPNRAQEARAAARELAGALRLVRSREEWAPPVVTASALHDAGVDSVWEQVMAHREHLGEDGLHTKRAEQQLDFTWALVRDELDQRLKHSEGVKAIRDQVRAEVLSGELPATVAADRILAAYDRD; translated from the coding sequence TTGGCTAGGGTGCTGGCCATGCCAGGGCCCGACGTACAAGACCTTCTCGACGGCATCAGCGACGGCAAGCGGGCGGCGGTGTCACGAGCGATCACCTTGGTGGAGTCGACCAAGCCGCAGCACCGCGACATCGCCCGCGAGCTGCTCACCAAGCTCCCGGCGGGCGACACCGTGCGGGTCGGGATCTCGGGGGTGCCGGGGGTCGGCAAGTCGACCTTCATCGAGGCGCTCGGCAGCCGGCTGACCGCCAACGGCCTCAAGGTCGGGGTGCTGGCGGTCGACCCGTCCTCGGTACGCACCGGCGGCTCCGTCCTGGGCGACAAGACGCGTATGCAGCGACTCTCGGTGGACCCCAACGCCTTCATCCGGCCCTCGCCGTCCGCCGGGACGCTCGGCGGCGTCGCCCGGGCGACCGTGCAGGCGATGGCGGTGCTGGAGGCTGCCGGGTACGACGTGGTGCTGGTCGAGACGGTCGGCGTCGGTCAGTCCGAGGTGACGGTCGCGGGGATGGTGGACACGTTCCTGTTCCTCACCATCGCGCGCACCGGCGACCAGCTGCAGGGCATCAAGAAGGGCATCCTGGAGATCGCCGACGTGATCGCGGTCAACAAGGCGGACCCCGATGACCCCAACCGTGCCCAGGAGGCGCGTGCGGCCGCGCGCGAGCTCGCCGGCGCGCTCCGGCTGGTGCGCTCGCGCGAGGAGTGGGCGCCTCCGGTGGTCACCGCCTCGGCGCTGCACGACGCGGGGGTCGACTCGGTCTGGGAGCAGGTGATGGCCCATCGCGAGCACCTCGGCGAGGACGGCCTGCACACCAAGCGCGCCGAGCAGCAGCTCGACTTCACCTGGGCGCTCGTCCGCGACGAGCTCGACCAGCGGCTCAAGCACTCCGAAGGCGTCAAGGCGATCCGCGACCAGGTGCGTGCCGAGGTGCTCTCCGGGGAGCTTCCGGCGACCGTCGCCGCGGACCGGATCCTCGCCGCCTACGACAGGGATTAG